The genomic interval GAAACGCCGCAACCGTCCGTCCGTCGATGCCGCCTGAGGCGGCGCCCGGCGACTGGGATCAGGCGCGCAGGCAGCTCGACCAGGGCCTGGTCGCTTTAAATCTTGACCTGCCGGCCGCCAGCCGGGATCAGCTGATCGCCCTGCTGCGCCTGCTCGCGCAGTGGAATCGCAGCTTCAACCTCACCGCCCTGCGCACGCCGGCCGACATGGTGGCAGGCCACCTGCTGGACAGCCTGGCGGTGCTGGCGCACCTGCCGCCGGGGCGGCTGCTGGATGTGGGCACCGGCGCCGGCTTTCCCGGCCTGCCGCTGGCCATAGCCCGGCCGGACACGGCGCACGTGCTGCTCGACAGCCACCTCAAGAAGACCCGCTTCGTGCAGCATGCGG from Immundisolibacter sp. carries:
- the rsmG gene encoding 16S rRNA (guanine(527)-N(7))-methyltransferase RsmG, which encodes MPPEAAPGDWDQARRQLDQGLVALNLDLPAASRDQLIALLRLLAQWNRSFNLTALRTPADMVAGHLLDSLAVLAHLPPGRLLDVGTGAGFPGLPLAIARPDTAHVLLDSHLKKTRFVQHAALTLDLHNVEVVQQRAEQYQPDPPFPVVIARAFAPLPRLLRLIGDLCAPGGRVLALKGPAVETELTDLPAQFEHIDTLTLPAVTGRDRRTLVVLARRAVG